CCCTCACCAAAAAAGTATTTATGCGATTTGTATCGATTTTTCTTTTGCTTCTTTCTTTTTCGGTCAAGGCCCAAGAAAAAAATAGTCTTCTTTGGGAAATTTCAGGAAACGGTTTACAGAAAACATCTTACTTATATGGCACCATGCATGTGAGTAAAAAGATTGCTTTTCGTTTAGATGATGTTTTTTTTGATGCCCTAGACAAAAGTGATATGGTTGCCCTAGAATCTGACCCAGGCCACTGGTTAGAAAAAGAAAATCTAGCAGGCTCCACCCCTTACGGTGCTGAAGCCGGTTTCGTTACCAAAGGGTTCTATGCACGTTCGTTTAAAGTAACAAATCCTAGAAAAGAAATATTGGGTGCATACCTAGCCTACGAAGACCGTATTGTAAACAACATCCTTTACCGTACAAATGAATTTTCTCAAAACTTTGAAGAGGAAACTTACCTTGACATGTTCATTTACCAAGCGGGTAAAAAATTCAACAAGCCCATTGTTGCATTAGAAAACATGGAAGAGTCCGCTGCACTTGTAGGCAGGGCCAGTTTAAATGCCATTAAACAAAAACCAGATGAATGGCTCCAAAAAAGAATGCAACAATCAGACCCTTTGTTCTTACTACAAGATGCATATAGAGAGCGCAACATTGCTTTGTTAGATTCTATTGACCGGGCCATGTACACACCTCATTACATGAAAAACATGTTGTACATACGCAATGCCAATATGGTTCACCGTATGGATTCTGTAATGCGAAAAGGAAAAATATTTGCAGGTATAGGAGCGGCTCATTTACCAGGCAACCAAGGTGTAATTTCATTATTAAGAAAAAAGGGATATACTGTAAAACCCTTACTTTCCAAAGCCACATCTAGAGGTAAAAAATTAAAACTAAAGTTTGAGCAAAAGAAACGCGAGAATACATACGATACATACAGTACGGAAGATGATTTTCTTACAGTTAACCTTCCCAATAAGCTTTACCCGGTTTCGGATATTGGCAAAACCACCTATGTTTCACCCGACTTAGCAAACGGCAGTTTTGTAGTTATTAACCGTATTCCAACCTATTCATTTCTTAAAAAAGATGCGTTATTTTCTTTGGAAGAAATAGACAAACTTCTTTTTGAGAATATTCCAGGAAAAATCTTAGAAAAAAAACCGATTAAAAACGGTCAATTCTATGGCCTAGATATCAAAAACCGTCTTAAAAACGGCGACCACCAACGGTATCAAATTTTTGAAACTCCGTTAGAGTTGGTTATCATTAAAATGGGAGGAGAAGGTGATTATGTAACTAATTTCTCAGACCTTATTTTTGATAGCTTAAAATTTAGAACAGACTCTATTAAAGGGCCTAAAATACGTTCTTCTCTATTTGAAGATTTTGAAGTTCAAATGCCTTCACTTTATAGTTTTACAAATCGCAGTAGAAGTGGTAACCGATGGATAGAAGGCTTTGATTCTCTCTCTAACAATTATTACTTTCTTCGTAAATCAGTTTTAAACGATTTCAACTTTATTGAGGCCGATACTTTTGAATTGAAACAAATACAAAAACGTTTTTACCAAGATTTAGAATTAAATCCTCAATACAATTCATTTGAAGACAGAAGGCTGACTTCATCTGCTGAAATCGACCCAAAAACAAAAAAGCGCCTTTACCTCATGACTACCTTGCGAAGAGGTGAGTATTATTTATTGGGTACGGTTGGAAAGAGCAAAAAAGAAGCACAATTGTTTTTTGAATCGTTTAAACTAAAAACAAGTAAACATCAAAAACCCTTTAAAACCGTAGTGGATACGGCTTTATATTTCAGTACCAAAACCACTGTAAAACCTCCTAAATTTGTTGAGAGCAGCACCAACTATTATACCGGTGCGCCCAAAACAAAATCATACGACCCATTCCATAAAAAAACCGTTTACCAGAATGAAAATGGAGAGGCGATATCTGTAGAATTAAACAAATCTCACGATTTTTTAATGTTCAGAAACTTAGATTCTGCATGGGCCTTACGAAAGAAATTGTATGCTCATAAAAAATACAATATAATAAAGGAGACCAACAGCTCTTCCAACGGATATCATCAACTACAAATGACACTAGCGGATACCGCTAGTACAAGGGGAATTTTAGTGAAAAATATATTAAAAGATGGGCTTCTATACGAGTTGAAGGCTGTTGTCGATACCATTGAAAAACCGAGTGCTTTCATTAGTGAATTCTTTGATAATTTTGTTCCGAAAGACACCGTAATTGGACGACAGCTGTTTGAAGATAAAGTACCTGAATTTTTTAGTGCGCTTGATACGAATGACAGTATTGCACTGGACGGATATCGATTTATAAAATTCGATCCCAAACACGCGGAAGCCCTTAAAAAGCATATTTATGAGTTTGATTTAAGCAAAGGAGAGCGCCAAATACAATTACACCTTATTCGGAAATTAGCAGAGTTAGAAGATGTTGACCTCACTGAGTTTTCTAAAAGGTTTTACGCAAAATCGTATAACAACTCCACCGCACAGGCTGTTTTGCTTCAAGAAATTGCTAAAAAATCCAATGAAGCATCAACAAAACTATTGTTAGAACTCATGCAAATAGATTTGCCTTTGCTATCAAACACATTCAATATTAGCCTTATTTTTAAACCGTATCGCGAAAATTTAGAATTAGCAAAAAAACTGTACCCCACCCTTTTGGACTACAGTTCCATTCCTGAATATAAAGAACCTATTTTTTCGCTTTTGTCAGAGTTATTAATAAAAGGTATTATCAAACCAAAACTGTACAAAAAGTATAGAGTTCAGATTCTAAACGATGCCAAAACCCTAATTAAAAGACAGTTGGGAAGAGATATTTCCAATTCTCAAAATGATTTCCATAACCCTAGAATTAGCAGAAGTAATACCTCTTTGTTAGAAGACTATATTACATTGTTGTACCCATTTCATACTGACAAATCCGTAGAACAGTTTTTCACACAAATTAAGCAGGTTAAAGACCCTGGTGTTCAAGCAGCCTACCTTGCTCAGTTACTTAAGGACGGAAAACAAGTACCTCAAAATCAATTAACAAGTTTGGCGTCAGATATAAATGGCAGACTCCCGTTGTTCAATACATTAGAAAAGGTAGATATGCTCGGCCATTTTCCTTCTAAGTTTAATTCACAAAAACATTTAGCCGAAGCTATTCTTTTTGAAGGCTCAAAATATAACAAGGTCAAGGATTCTGTTGATTTCGTATCTCAAAAGCCTTTTCGATTTAAAGAAAAACAATATACGGGGTTTTACTTTAAAAAGCGGAATAACGAAGATTATGACAAGAATTTTTCCATGTATCTGTTAATCTTTGAAAACAACCAAAAACTTCAAACCAATCCTTTTTATGAAAGTGATGCTATGCGTATAGAAGATACGGATACCGATGAAGAAGTAATTGAATACCTCACCGAAGCTTTTGAACTAAAAGACAGAAGACGCGCAGATATCTATAGGCCCAACGGTTATGGAATGTATGGTCATCTTGGACTGTAAATTTGTACCTTCACATTAAAGTATCGCTATGATCAGACCTGTTTACTTTATATTGTTTTTTCTTATTTCCACACTATGCCCTGCGCAGCAAATTACCTGCTCACCAGTAGATAAACAAGCTGTAGAAAACAAGCTCATTACTATTGACGGCCTATTAGATAAAGACTTTGGGAAAACCATAGTGGCTATTGGGAAAACGTTTATGGATACGCCTTACGTTGCCAAAACATTAGAGATTGGTGATACAGAAACTCTGGTAATCAATCTACAAGGATTAGATTGTACAACCTATGTCGAAAACGTCCTTGCTTTTGGATTGATGTTGAAAAACGAAAAATCGGGTTTTAAAGATTTTACGGAAACACTTGAAAGTATCCGCTACAAAGATGGCACGCTGGATGGCTATGCATCCCGCCTGCATTACTTTTCCGAGTGGATAGCTAATAATGAAAAGAAAGGATTCCTAAAAGATGTTACTTCTGAGATTGGTGGCAAAGAAGTTACCAAGCCCATAAATTTTATGAGTACACATCGTGACCTTTATCCGTTCTTGAGCGATGACAAAAATTTTGAAAAAGTAAAGGCTTCCGAAAACTACCTCAACAATCAACCTATTTGCATATTGGCTCAGGATGACATTGCCGCAAACGAGCATTTGATTCAATCTGGTGACATCATTGCTTTGACCACGTCAATTAATGGATTGGACATTACCCACACCGGAATTGCCACTAAAGAAAAAGACGGACGCATTCATTTGCTACATGCCTCAACGGGTTCAATGAAAGTAGAAGTCTCCAAAAAACCACTTGCCGAATATCTCAAAAAAATCAAGAAAAATACGGGAATAATGGTGGCTAGACCTACCCGTTGAGCTACGTAAAACAAAATAAAGGAACCGACTGTCCAGTACGTTTTATTTGAAACCTTCCTATTAAAACCTGCCATATGACCGTTCACCGAAAGTTTCACGATACAAATCGGCTCCCATGAAATAACGGTTTCAAGAAATATCTCATTGTACCAACTAACTAGTTGGTTCTTGTTTTTTCAGTAAAAATTTCCCAAACAGAAAATCAACCTGATATATCTGGCTAAAAAGTTTAACTATTTGCAGACGCCATCAAATATTTTTTAGGAGTAGTCCCGTATTTCTTTTTAAAGGCAGAAATAAAATGGCTGGCCGTACTATACCCAACTCTTAAACCTACTTCGTTTACGTTGTGCTTACCGGTTTCCAACATTTTTCTCGCATACTCCATTTTATAATCAAATAGGAAGCTAAAAACAGAATCGCCATAAATCTGCTTAAAACCTTCTTTCAGCTTTTTTAAGGATAACCCTATTTCTTCAGATAGTTCAGTGAGGGTAGGAGGCTCAGCCATGCGGGAAATAACAATTTCTTTTGCCTTACGAATACGCCGTACATTGTCCTCATCTACCAAGAAAGGGCATTGCTCAACATCTGCATCATCACTTTTATTAAAGTACAGAGAAATCAATTCATACACTTTACCCTTTATATACAGTTCTTTTATGGAGGGATGAAGATTGTAATTCATCATTTGACTTAAAATAACCGCAATTGCCGGACTCACTCCTTCTTGGGCATAATATTTTTTATCTTGATTGTCCGCACTTAGAAAAGGAATATAATCTGCCTCTTTGGAAAAAAGCGAATGAAATTTTCTAATGGTCATTACTACGGAGACCAACCAAGAATTGGGTTCCAATTGCAAGTCCATAGGCAAATCTATTTGCGTGTTATACAGCAACAAAGAGTTCTCCTCGGAAACCTCAAGGCTGTATCTCCCTTCGTTAAAAATAAACTTAGCCTCACCCTTTAGACAAAAGTGAAATTGAATGAAACTGCTATCTATATCCCGCACTACACGTTGTGTTTCAGTAGTGTCATTTTGAATTTTAAGCACATAAAAACCGTCTTCTATTAAGACCTCTTGAAATGAACCTTGAGCGATATTTTTTCCTTCCATCTGAAACAAGAATTTGTTTGTTTTTATTTAGAAGCGTTCTAAATAGATATACCGTTAAGCACAGTATTTCCTACAAAAATACTGGTTTTCAACGGATTTACATTCACAAACAACTAAAAAAACCCTCAACGACACTTATTGTTCCTCTAGCGTTATTTTTATTCAACAATGCCTCTTATTTTTGTTTCCGCTTTGAAAAAGCTTTCATGAAAGATTACCACATTTCAAAAAACAACTCGTTCTACACTATTGGCCTCAGCTATTTAAAAGCTGATGCCGAGGTTCGTGGCAAATTCAGTTTAGACGATGCTGCAATGGAACGCATTTTGGTTAAAGCCAGTGAGTTGGGTATAGATGGTCTATTAGTGACCTCAACTTGTAACCGGACCGAACTTAACGGTTTTGCCCAACACCCTTTTCAACTTATAAAATTACTTTGCGATAACACTTCAGGCTCTGTAGAAGAGTTTCAAGAAGTGGCATACGTATACAAGAATAACGACGCCATTAGCCACCTTTTTCGTGTGGGCACTGGTTTAGACAGTCAGATTTTAGGAGATTTTGAAATCATTAGTCAGTTAAGGGCTAGTTTCAATCGTTCTAAAAGACACAGTATTGCAAATCCTTTTATTGAGCGTTTGTGCAACTCGGTCATCCAAGCAAGCAAACGTATAAAGAATGAAACTGAAATTTCTTCGGGAGCAACATCTGTTTCTTTTGCCTCCGTTCGCTACATTATGGAGAACGTTGTAGATATTTCAGATAAAAACATTTTGCTATTTGGCACAGGAAAGATTGGTAGAAATACCTGCGAAAATCTAATTAAACATACCAAAAACAGTCACATAACCCTTATTAATCGTACGAAGGACAAAGCCGAAAAAATTGCCGGAAAGTTTCAATTGGTGGTTAAAGATTATGGGGATTTACAAACCGAAATTCGTTCTACGGACGTATTGATTGTTGCAACTGGTGCGCAATCACCAACAATATCAAAAGAACTCATCCATACCAAAAAACCGCTTTTAATCTTAGATCTTTCTATTCCAAAAAATGTTTCCGATAATGTGGAAGATTTGGACAATGTTACCTTGGTGCATTTAGATCAGCTTTCTAGAATTACCGATGATACGTTAGAGCGAAGAAAACAGTTCATTCCTGAAGCGGAAGTCATTATAGATGAAGTAAAAGGCGATTTTATTCAGTGGCTGGAAACACGCAAATTCGCGCCGGTTATCAAAGCCCTGAAAATGAAGCTGAAAACGATGAAGGACGAAGAAATGGACTATCAATCCAAAAAACTGTCCAACTTCAACGAGCAACAGGCAGATGTAATTTCCAATAGAATTATTCAAAAAATAACAAAGCAGTTCGCAAATCATCTTAAAGACGACAATGTCGATTCTGACACAAGTCTAGAACTCATTCAAAAAGTCTTTCAACTCGAACTCGACACTCCATGAGCAAGGTCATACGAATTGGTACACGCGATAGCGAATTAGCGCTATGGCAAGCAAACACCGTTAAAAACAAATTAAAAGCTTTAGGCCATAAGGTAAAAGTCATTTCCGTAAAGTCTACGGGCGACCTCATACTTGACAAACCGCTATATGAATTGGGCATTACGGGTATTTTTACCAAGACCCTAGACGTAGCCATGCTCAATGATGATATTGATATTGCGGTACACAGTATGAAAGATGTGCCTACTGCATTACCCAAAGGAATTGTACAGGCTGCTGTTCTTGAACGTGCTAATTTTCTAGATATTCTTGCGTTCAAAAAGAACGAAGAATTTATGGGGGAAAAAAAAGGTATAATCGCTACTGGAAGCCTTCGTAGAAAAGCGCAATGGCTTAACCGCTACCCAACACATACTGTTGTTGACCTTCGCGGAAATGTTAATAGCCGCTACCAAAAACTGGAAGACAGTGATTGGAACGGCGCTATATTTGCAGCCGCAGGACTTGAACGTATTGGTCTTGAACCTGAAAATACAATTGGACTTACCTGGATGGTTCCCGCTCCAGCTCAAGGAGCCATAATGGTTGTGGCCAAAGAAGATGACGAATTTGTTCGTGAGGCCTGTGCGGAACTTAATCACAAGCCTACCGAAATATGCACCCAACTAGAACGTGAATTTTTACGAATTCTAGAAGGTGGTTGTTCAGCACCTATTGGCGCACTTGCCACTATAGATAAAGAAAACGAGGTAACTCTTAAAGGAGTGCTTTTAACCGTTGATGGCAAGAAAAAACTTGAAGCAGAATTCACTGCACCATTAGGAAAACATACCTATCTGGCAAAAGACTGTGCAAACAGTATTTTTAGTAGAGGCGGAAAGTTACTTATGACCAGCGCTACAGGTACTTTAGAAAACACTAAAATATTTTCCACCAAGAACCTTACTCAAGATCAAGAGGAACTTTTTGATACGGACATAAAGGTGAAGTCTGAAGATTTTATCAAAGTAAGCCCGAACCGAATTTCTAATCTTATCCTTAAAAAAGAAATTCAAAACGTGATTCTTACCAGCCAAAATGCTGTTGAGTCGCTTATAAAAAGTGTATCTCCGGAGGAATTAAAGTTTAAAAATATATATTGTGTTGGTGGAAAAACCAAACGAATGATAAAAAAGTACATAGGCCCAGTAAAGCATCAGGAAAAAGATGCTAAAAAATTGGCCGAGTACCTAGTGGAATATATGGAAGGCACTGAGGTTACATATTTCTGTAGCAACCTTAGACTTAACGACCTACCAACCATACTTGCAGAAAACAATATTCAGGTTAACGAAATAGAAGCCTATACGACCAAACACGCGCCTGCGGAAGTTGAAGATAGTGTTGAGGGTATTCTGTTTTTTAGCCCTTCTACGGTTAACAGCTATCTACTAAAAAATGCTACTAATAAGGTAGCGTATTGTATTGGTGAAACCACTGCGGCCGAAGCAAAGAAACATTTTGATACAGTTCATATAGCAAAAATACCAACAGTAGAGAGCGTTATTGAATTGGTCAACCAAACGTACCGTAAGAATTAATATTTTTACGGTTAGAATAATAAACGGACTTCCCTCTTCATGGGAATGAAACTATAGCTATGCCATTAAAAAACGACCTTTTTCTTAGGGCCCTAAAGGGTGAAACTGTTGACCGCCCACCCGTTTGGATGATGCGTCAAGCAGGGAGATATCTTCCTGAGTTTATGGAAATCAGAAAAAAGTACGATTTCTTTACGCGTTGTCAGACTCCAGAGTTAGCCTCTGAAATTACAGTGCAGCCTATTCGTAGATACGGAATGGACGCAGCCATTCTTTTTAGTGACATTCTTGTGATTCCTCAAGCTATGAATATTGAGGTACAGATGAAACCAAATTTTGGTCCATACTTACCTAACCCTATCCGCTCGCAGAAAGACCTAGATAGTGTTATCGTTCCAGATGTAAACGATGCTTTGGGTTATGTTATGGATGCCATAAAAGCTACCAAAGAAAAACTGAATGATGAAGTTCCACTTATTGGTTTTGC
This genomic interval from Zobellia roscoffensis contains the following:
- the hemC gene encoding hydroxymethylbilane synthase → MSKVIRIGTRDSELALWQANTVKNKLKALGHKVKVISVKSTGDLILDKPLYELGITGIFTKTLDVAMLNDDIDIAVHSMKDVPTALPKGIVQAAVLERANFLDILAFKKNEEFMGEKKGIIATGSLRRKAQWLNRYPTHTVVDLRGNVNSRYQKLEDSDWNGAIFAAAGLERIGLEPENTIGLTWMVPAPAQGAIMVVAKEDDEFVREACAELNHKPTEICTQLEREFLRILEGGCSAPIGALATIDKENEVTLKGVLLTVDGKKKLEAEFTAPLGKHTYLAKDCANSIFSRGGKLLMTSATGTLENTKIFSTKNLTQDQEELFDTDIKVKSEDFIKVSPNRISNLILKKEIQNVILTSQNAVESLIKSVSPEELKFKNIYCVGGKTKRMIKKYIGPVKHQEKDAKKLAEYLVEYMEGTEVTYFCSNLRLNDLPTILAENNIQVNEIEAYTTKHAPAEVEDSVEGILFFSPSTVNSYLLKNATNKVAYCIGETTAAEAKKHFDTVHIAKIPTVESVIELVNQTYRKN
- a CDS encoding helix-turn-helix transcriptional regulator, with amino-acid sequence MEGKNIAQGSFQEVLIEDGFYVLKIQNDTTETQRVVRDIDSSFIQFHFCLKGEAKFIFNEGRYSLEVSEENSLLLYNTQIDLPMDLQLEPNSWLVSVVMTIRKFHSLFSKEADYIPFLSADNQDKKYYAQEGVSPAIAVILSQMMNYNLHPSIKELYIKGKVYELISLYFNKSDDADVEQCPFLVDEDNVRRIRKAKEIVISRMAEPPTLTELSEEIGLSLKKLKEGFKQIYGDSVFSFLFDYKMEYARKMLETGKHNVNEVGLRVGYSTASHFISAFKKKYGTTPKKYLMASANS
- a CDS encoding N-acetylmuramoyl-L-alanine amidase-like domain-containing protein, which translates into the protein MIRPVYFILFFLISTLCPAQQITCSPVDKQAVENKLITIDGLLDKDFGKTIVAIGKTFMDTPYVAKTLEIGDTETLVINLQGLDCTTYVENVLAFGLMLKNEKSGFKDFTETLESIRYKDGTLDGYASRLHYFSEWIANNEKKGFLKDVTSEIGGKEVTKPINFMSTHRDLYPFLSDDKNFEKVKASENYLNNQPICILAQDDIAANEHLIQSGDIIALTTSINGLDITHTGIATKEKDGRIHLLHASTGSMKVEVSKKPLAEYLKKIKKNTGIMVARPTR
- a CDS encoding TraB/GumN family protein, whose protein sequence is MRFVSIFLLLLSFSVKAQEKNSLLWEISGNGLQKTSYLYGTMHVSKKIAFRLDDVFFDALDKSDMVALESDPGHWLEKENLAGSTPYGAEAGFVTKGFYARSFKVTNPRKEILGAYLAYEDRIVNNILYRTNEFSQNFEEETYLDMFIYQAGKKFNKPIVALENMEESAALVGRASLNAIKQKPDEWLQKRMQQSDPLFLLQDAYRERNIALLDSIDRAMYTPHYMKNMLYIRNANMVHRMDSVMRKGKIFAGIGAAHLPGNQGVISLLRKKGYTVKPLLSKATSRGKKLKLKFEQKKRENTYDTYSTEDDFLTVNLPNKLYPVSDIGKTTYVSPDLANGSFVVINRIPTYSFLKKDALFSLEEIDKLLFENIPGKILEKKPIKNGQFYGLDIKNRLKNGDHQRYQIFETPLELVIIKMGGEGDYVTNFSDLIFDSLKFRTDSIKGPKIRSSLFEDFEVQMPSLYSFTNRSRSGNRWIEGFDSLSNNYYFLRKSVLNDFNFIEADTFELKQIQKRFYQDLELNPQYNSFEDRRLTSSAEIDPKTKKRLYLMTTLRRGEYYLLGTVGKSKKEAQLFFESFKLKTSKHQKPFKTVVDTALYFSTKTTVKPPKFVESSTNYYTGAPKTKSYDPFHKKTVYQNENGEAISVELNKSHDFLMFRNLDSAWALRKKLYAHKKYNIIKETNSSSNGYHQLQMTLADTASTRGILVKNILKDGLLYELKAVVDTIEKPSAFISEFFDNFVPKDTVIGRQLFEDKVPEFFSALDTNDSIALDGYRFIKFDPKHAEALKKHIYEFDLSKGERQIQLHLIRKLAELEDVDLTEFSKRFYAKSYNNSTAQAVLLQEIAKKSNEASTKLLLELMQIDLPLLSNTFNISLIFKPYRENLELAKKLYPTLLDYSSIPEYKEPIFSLLSELLIKGIIKPKLYKKYRVQILNDAKTLIKRQLGRDISNSQNDFHNPRISRSNTSLLEDYITLLYPFHTDKSVEQFFTQIKQVKDPGVQAAYLAQLLKDGKQVPQNQLTSLASDINGRLPLFNTLEKVDMLGHFPSKFNSQKHLAEAILFEGSKYNKVKDSVDFVSQKPFRFKEKQYTGFYFKKRNNEDYDKNFSMYLLIFENNQKLQTNPFYESDAMRIEDTDTDEEVIEYLTEAFELKDRRRADIYRPNGYGMYGHLGL
- the hemA gene encoding glutamyl-tRNA reductase, which produces MKDYHISKNNSFYTIGLSYLKADAEVRGKFSLDDAAMERILVKASELGIDGLLVTSTCNRTELNGFAQHPFQLIKLLCDNTSGSVEEFQEVAYVYKNNDAISHLFRVGTGLDSQILGDFEIISQLRASFNRSKRHSIANPFIERLCNSVIQASKRIKNETEISSGATSVSFASVRYIMENVVDISDKNILLFGTGKIGRNTCENLIKHTKNSHITLINRTKDKAEKIAGKFQLVVKDYGDLQTEIRSTDVLIVATGAQSPTISKELIHTKKPLLILDLSIPKNVSDNVEDLDNVTLVHLDQLSRITDDTLERRKQFIPEAEVIIDEVKGDFIQWLETRKFAPVIKALKMKLKTMKDEEMDYQSKKLSNFNEQQADVISNRIIQKITKQFANHLKDDNVDSDTSLELIQKVFQLELDTP